A region of Dehalococcoidia bacterium DNA encodes the following proteins:
- a CDS encoding FAD-dependent oxidoreductase, with translation MTSRVLILGAGPTGLAAGYRLAQRGVSVHVIERLPWVGGLCKTFQHGPFSLDLGPHRFTPHTDEVYQTVRDLCGDELKVTPERVRFYLFDRFLTYPFRLGEVLGGVGPLKATRLIASWLSDRAHFSGRAESDMNYEEWLRARFGQGVTDLVFRPLVEKTWGVPLHELHWRLARQRIAVGSLREVMAQIITGKRSKLFQSQFYPYGTFLYPQKGYGTIPERMAEAIVKAGGQVTTSAQVEKLIVRDGRVRSIVYRHNDVEETAEADYVISTLPVSLFADMLSPESPDADLDAARQAAPALRFRKLILVYLVVNKPQVYPYGVAFFPGREFRFGRTWEQKNFSPSMVPGNQTVFGAEITCWETDPLWKAEDKDIFDLIIPQLERCNLIRRSEVAECFTVRLGYVYPVWDTHFERNLSIVEKYVSKVENLIINGRPGLFFYNNLHHSLEMGFLSADHVLSGKPKAEQWERDELRFREYRLVE, from the coding sequence GTGACGAGCCGCGTCCTCATCCTGGGCGCCGGCCCCACGGGGCTGGCGGCGGGCTACCGCCTGGCGCAGCGCGGCGTCTCCGTCCACGTCATCGAGCGCCTGCCGTGGGTGGGCGGCCTCTGCAAGACTTTCCAGCACGGCCCCTTCAGCCTGGACCTGGGGCCGCACCGCTTCACCCCGCACACCGACGAGGTCTATCAGACAGTCCGCGACCTCTGCGGCGACGAGCTGAAGGTCACACCCGAGCGCGTCCGCTTCTATCTGTTCGACCGCTTCCTGACCTATCCCTTCCGCCTCGGCGAAGTGCTGGGTGGCGTCGGGCCGCTGAAGGCGACCCGCCTCATCGCCTCGTGGCTGTCCGACCGCGCCCACTTCTCCGGACGCGCGGAGAGCGACATGAACTACGAGGAGTGGCTGCGCGCCCGCTTTGGCCAGGGCGTCACCGACCTGGTCTTCCGCCCCCTCGTGGAAAAGACCTGGGGCGTCCCGCTTCACGAGTTGCACTGGAGGCTGGCACGCCAGCGCATCGCCGTCGGCAGCCTCCGCGAGGTCATGGCCCAGATCATCACCGGCAAGCGGAGCAAGCTGTTCCAGTCGCAGTTCTACCCGTACGGGACCTTCCTGTACCCCCAGAAAGGCTATGGCACCATACCGGAGCGCATGGCGGAAGCCATCGTGAAGGCTGGCGGGCAGGTAACCACCTCGGCCCAGGTGGAGAAGCTCATAGTACGGGACGGACGCGTCCGGAGCATAGTGTACCGCCACAACGACGTGGAAGAGACGGCGGAAGCGGACTACGTGATCTCCACGCTGCCGGTCAGCCTCTTCGCCGACATGCTGTCGCCGGAGTCGCCGGACGCGGACCTGGATGCGGCCCGGCAGGCGGCCCCCGCGTTGCGCTTCCGCAAGCTCATCCTGGTCTATCTGGTGGTCAACAAGCCCCAGGTCTATCCTTACGGCGTCGCCTTCTTTCCCGGCAGGGAGTTCCGCTTCGGGCGGACATGGGAGCAGAAGAACTTCAGCCCAAGTATGGTGCCAGGAAACCAGACCGTCTTCGGCGCGGAGATCACCTGCTGGGAGACGGATCCGCTCTGGAAGGCTGAGGACAAGGACATCTTTGATCTGATCATTCCCCAACTGGAGCGGTGTAACCTCATCCGCCGTTCAGAGGTCGCCGAGTGCTTCACCGTGCGCCTGGGCTACGTCTATCCCGTATGGGACACACATTTCGAGCGGAACCTGTCCATCGTGGAGAAGTACGTCTCCAAGGTGGAAAACCTCATCATCAACGGAAGGCCGGGACTGTTCTTCTACAACAACCTGCACCACTCGCTGGAGATGGGATTCCTTTCAGCCGACCATGTGCTTTCCGGCAAACCAAAGGCGGAGCAGTGGGAGCGCGACGAGCTCCGTTTCCGCGAGTACCGACTGGTGGAATAG